In Pseudopipra pipra isolate bDixPip1 chromosome 5, bDixPip1.hap1, whole genome shotgun sequence, the following proteins share a genomic window:
- the GOLGB1 gene encoding golgin subfamily B member 1 isoform X1 encodes MLSRLSGLASTVLQELSGEDGDAVTEPSSAVQALEPAAENMEEAPEELLERLAQTEKLVVQLKDLIREKDALLQQKETVLKEEREAADAKLMKLKLQAKAKLATLNKRIEELTGKGSPLPTQALAEEQEHPKNNENTSEGHREEVEVLKEQLREREETVQDLKEQLALAKGNLKDAEIKYATQLSSLQEVIQEKEALLEEQMHQHQAELLKMVAQSDLEVEMQQNLHTLQRKLEEQEAALLGRTQVVELLQKELHSAEQQNQTLLDQCQKMEVDLSSVKSVLDAERQESRDLREKMELELAERKLSSHRLQEEVQHLSEQLQEARRAQAELEAKCKDLEQEHRLDVEEKKQQLSCLLVAEQELQRGRAALSAEKEQLKQDLGLELPVEHGATAPRAQDELVQKSAEFVCCQNELKSQSQVQVSELKQQDKSTSQEKIIDQEDQNETSFLPTENLERQKTEEMPHFQLVLQEPQQEAVIITEDAKQARTDSFPNGSKQLTEESCSPGILEYIAAEKQKELSVLLLELKEAQEEINFLKSQLKGPSGQISTGSQTGEDANQLEENSQIQCLEREEQKASDTQNDLGSSSLQRETEMQQIGLFQENSLSVQEEPQGSPVSCRDEVEAMQGISTADPEPGASQSQELIKLQNQITELQIMLQKSEESFKKDLGEKSAEINRLNQLAEEYRKKIEDSDTTFCVLAEERDRLLCQVKELSTITELKEQVKQLEEDLALSEKQRLSDSQSSLLREQIQSLKNEFKSKDIKIEALQKDLDEAQLQLSDQDTQLKDLRSQIEMKEHEVLNLEQLLRKNTAEMEELSHELASKGHEAASLEQLVAEHSRSIEHLQQALLEKDQQMTELSVSMSEKMVLLNEEKFSLGNELKNLKEQTSLLLKAQEEKDQHPGTKDTRLKCGASEQQSETEAASKESEELVNQVELLRKENEQVKRKLQAALVNRKELLKKVSTLESELAQRSREQESETSVAQAAAGEGNMRSMISREVSLENQPSEEYLIQLLSEKDSELQSIRKDLQDKETTEAQLQAVIEEMRQSLQGKANIVSVKEEIMEHQTIADKVTETSESPEDYEENEKQSSAATNREENQKSALKERISVLEQEKEQLQKKLQEALASRKDTIKKAQEKDRHHREQLKQQKDDYNILQEQFDQQSKEKESIQTQLRQLQEQKGSAEGVLGNQGGLDSSCMEAKNTTNSKLVQVADVSEEEFKKHLEKLQMEKEELECNVSRMQSELACKSELVFDLQQHIAQLFLEIEGLKRTSDQAEAKAASLQMKLEESEAKISREASLENLKALVHQKDKEMEFLNLQLEEKSKALSNVQAQLLEKEDSVRSLWSQLEAQAQVHEEQSKRLHTELLEIQERQGDNEEAAKQKNQMQRKLQAALISRKEALKETKSLKEELANAKTTIDSLSVKLINMESQICGHVKETDTLTEKLACLTEEREKLIAEVDKVLIENQNLDGCCKNLTLTLDRVVLEKEKLEKEMESLKCSQATESSEWKEKYKELQGEYETLLQSYENVSNEAERIQRVLETVRQEKQEIFIKLKSSEAKREETEKQLQEAGQEMDGMKEKMRKFAKSKQQKILELEEENEKLRAEMHFTGGELPRTGEVFTNTGLKEDLECCRRESQSLSTQLETVMAEKESLNQEIADLKCLLQLTESKLKESRELGDRCVAQQTTGKETNEAVATPPTTERSENQVEITFKAESPPAELGQEAFEGGSPCEDPGTCRQQIAELSQRIAELEDNRRASEQQLADIHVCVETLAGEKRTLEHQLEEKVHEVNALQATVAKMEQMVQKATDDLVRMTELKDALEAEKDDLEERLMNQLAELNGSIGNYQQDATDFQIKNDQLKHELQSLQRMVRELEEEKSLMAKEKSKASSEKQKEFVEKLKCNWRGESSTHVKELQELLKQKQQEIKQLQKDCIKSQEKNSSLERTVKALEFLQSETQKEVEVAKETSAKAAEDTKKAQAELALCRVVLDDTQSEAARVLAESVKVKEELQANKENIKIQMKKKDEDFERRLEQEKDKHSKEIKNMEEKLATLQREKDHVETALGDLQESLKTKDQEAKELEGSLNKALAQLAAFTRSMSSLQDDRDRVIDESKTWEKKFTETIQKKEEEIRSKEETCVVLKEQMKQVTIRVEELQTHISRLECSKKDLESDCRKEIQHHQKTCEMLQEEKRELLTQLEGSQELYSKSQKEQQELESEISSLRDQLADLQNSFTRCELAREELGSMVKQQETSIQNYKFSCEQLEADLQASKELTNKLHEETSAKDQKIMSLLSAKEEAVMAALSELQQQQSEEIKELERRLSKEEEDKKALENEKNKFLVKLDHLTEKMKISREESKQQKAQLDSFTKSMSSLQDDRDRILRDYKQLEERHLAVILEKDQLIQEAAAENNNLKEEMRSFHSRMDDLNSENAKLNAELVRYREDLNQVISIKDSQQKQLLKTQFQRIQTLENEKAAIETQLKESEHTQDDLRKCMEGLREDKVSMSQEIETLRSSLSRLQSEMAALREGSPIVECQAELKAREEEALELSHKLSLSQKRITELEGELGCVQREAAKRVGEAEDRLRKELKHLHHDAGIMRNETETAEERVAELARDLMEMEQKLLAVTDENKDLRAQIQSFGRSMSSLQDSRDQANEELRVLKQKYSADLEEQKSLVQNLQEQVAQLQEEQHSTARERDTVRSELIELQKAIDERGFLAQIERLNQQLRAKDDELLRLSSELEGSSNQVRSFSKAMASLQNERDRLLNELDKTQKVEEVKQQREGSTSTTPSEVQSLKKALSSLQNDRDRVVRELKNLQQQYLLVGVEAAENSRLKAQLQEWQQEAGKQLQLQEQLRQEGVVCQQELQQLRQEKTTWEKQSSSMKEQYLMAIAEKDKQLSHLQRITQEMRLPFSKSQTAEEQHQTKISPEVLKGDFSSLETEMKHLQTQLSDSLKELHQKELRIQQLNSKLSQVFEEKNTLSLQLRGSSRSTWESPQHYSEVLSRCLLLERRLQELQAADKGVELFATDAAPGAPQEKNEPQRGSYTPELQELQLRLSETEHLHSSTKQDLRYLEEQLEEERDRRLAAEEALSAAQDQIRRLQPSKWASSLSTSIDMTPGHEQALLIDSMDNNSSRARNPPGLRRLFRSLFRSRTRLPLLVATYLLALHVLLLLCFTGHL; translated from the exons ATGCTGAGCCGTTTGTCAGGTTTAGCAAGTACTGTTTTACAAGAACTGTCAGGGGAGGATGGAGATGCAGTTACTGAACCCTCCAGTGCT GTACAAGCTTTGGaaccagcagcagaaaacaTGGAGGAGGCACCTGAGGAGCTGTTGGAGCGCCTGGCCCAGACAGAAAAGCTGGTTGTTCAGCTGAAGGATTTGATCCGAGAAAAGGatgctctgctccagcaaaaAGAAACTGTACTCAAG GAAGAGCGAGAGGCTGCGGATGCGAAGCTGATGAAACTTAAACTTCAGGCCAAAGCCAAACTGGCCACTCTGAACAAACGCATCGAGGAGCTGACAGGGAAAGGATCACCACTGCCTACACAGGCCTTAGCAGAAGAGCAGGAGCATCCCAAG AATAATGAAAATACGAGTGAAGGGCACAGAGAGGAAGTGGAAGTACTGAAAGAGCAGCTCAGGGAGCGAGAGGAGACTGTTCAGGACCTGAAGGAACAGCTGGCTCTAGCCAAAGGGAATCTGAAAGATGCTGAAATCAAGTATGCAACACAG ctgagctccctgcaggaggtgATTCAGGAGAAGGAAGCTCTTCTGGAAGAGCAGATGCACCAGCATCAAGCTGAGTTGCTCAAGATGGTGGCCCAGTCAGATCTGGAAGTAGAGATGCAACAG AACCTGCACACACTGCAGAGGAAGCttgaggagcaggaggcagctctgctggggaggACTCAGGTGGTGGAACTGCTGCAGAAGGAGTTACACTCTGCTGAACAACAAAACCAG ACACTCCTAGATCAGTGCCAGAAGATGGAAGTGGATCTAAGCTCCGTGAAGAGTGTGCTAGATGCAGAGAGACAAGAGTCTCGTGATCTCAGGGAGAAGATGGAGCTGGAACTAGCTGAGAGGAAGCTGTCTTCCCATCGCTTGCAGGAGGAGGTGCAGCATCtctcagagcagctgcaggaggcaaGAAGAGCACAAGCTGAACTAGAGGCAAAGTGTAAAGATCTGGAGCAGGAACACAGGCTGGAtgtggaagagaaaaagcagcagctcagctgtctcctggtggctgagcaggagctgcagcgtGGCCGTGCTGCCCTCTCGGCTGAGAAGGAGCAGCTGAAGCAGGACCTTGGCCTGGAGCTGCCTGTGGAACACGGAGCTACAGCACCCAGAGCACAGG ATGAACTGGTACAGAAATCTGCAGAATTTGTCTGCTGTCAGAATGAGCTGAAATCCCAGTCACAAGTGCAAGTCTCTGAACTGAAGCAGCAG GATAAATCAacttcacaggaaaaaataatagatCAGGAAGATCAGAATGAGACTTCATTCCTACCCACAGAAAACTTGGAAAGACAGAAGACTGAAG AAATGCCACATTTCCAACTTGTTCTCCAGGAGCCTCAGCAGGAAGCTGTGATCATCACAGAAGATGCAAAACAG GCAAGAACAGATAGCTTTCCTAATGGAAGCAAGCAGCTTACTGAGGAAAGTTGTTCACCTGGAATTCTAGAATATATTgctgcagagaaacagaaagaactgtcagttttgctgctggaactgAAAGAAGcccaagaagaaataaattttctgaaaaGCCAGCTCAAGGGCCCCTCTGGCCAAATTTCTACAGGCAGCCAAACTGGAGAAGATGCTAACCAGCTGGAAGAGAATTCCCAGATACAGTGTctggagagggaagagcagaaGGCTTCAGAtacacagaatgatttgggcaGTAGCTCAttacagagagaaacagaaatgcagCAAATTGGCCTGTTTCAGGAAAACAGCCTCAGTGTCCAAGAAGAGCCCCAAGGGAGTCCTGTCTCCTGCAGGGATGAGGTGGAGGCAATGCAAGGAATCTCTACGGCAGATCCAGAGCCTGGAGCCTCTCAGTCTCAAGAACTGATAAAGTTACAAAACCAAATTACAGAACTGCAAATAATGCTTCAGAAATCAGAAGAATCCTTTAAGAAAGATCTAGGAGAAAAAAGTGCAGAAATAAATAGGCTAAACCAGTTGGCAGAggaatacaggaaaaaaatagaggatTCTGACACTACATTTTGTGTTTTGGCTGAAGAACGAGATCGACTCCTGTGTCAGGTGAAGGAACTTTCTACCATAACAGAACTGAAAGAGCAAGTGAAGCAGCTTGAGGAAGATTTAGCTctttcagaaaagcagagacTGTCTGACAGTCAAAGCAGTCTTCTAAGAGAACAAATCCAGAGccttaaaaatgaatttaaatccAAGGATATAAAAATTGAAGCTTTGCAAAAAGACTTGGATGAAGCACAGCTTCAGCTTTCTGACCAGGACACACAACTAAAGGATCTGAGAAGCCAGATCGAGATGAAGGAACATGAAGTACTTAATCTAGAACAACTTTTGAGGAAGAATACAGCAGAGATGGAAGAGCTGTCCCACGAGTTAGCCTCGAAGGGGCATGAAGCAGCAAGCCTAGAACAGCTTgttgctgagcacagcaggTCCATAGAGCACCTGCAACAGGCCTTGCTGGAGAAGGACCAACAGATGACGGAGCTCAGCGTCAGCATGTCTGAGAAAATGGTCCTGCTGAATGAAGAGAAATTTTCTCTAGGAAATGAGCTGAAGAATCTTAAAGAGCAGACAAGTCTGTTATTAAAGGCCCAGGAAGAAAAAGACCAACATCCAGGAACAAAAGATACACGTCTGAAATGTGGGGCATCTGAGCAGCAGAGTGAGACAGAAGCAGCGAGTAAAGAAAGTGAAGAATTAGTAAATCAAGTTGAActtctcagaaaagaaaacGAGCAGGTAAAGCGGAAACTGCAAGCAGCACTTGTGAACAGAAAGGAGCTTCTGAAGAAGGTCAGCACATTGGAGAGTGAGTTAGCACAAAGGAGCAGAGAACAAGAATCAGAAACCTCAGTGGCTCAggcagctgcaggggaaggaaataTGAGAAGCATGATCAGCAGAGAAGTGAGTCTTGAAAACCAGCCCAGTGAGGAGTATCTAATTCAACTGCTCTCTGAAAAGGactcagagctgcagagcatcCGGAAGGACCTGCAGGATAAAGAAACTACGgaagcacagctgcaggcagtgATTGAGGAAATGAGACAAAGCTTGCAAGGTAAGGCAAACATTGTTTCAGTTAAAGAGGAAATCATGGAGCATCAGACAATTGCTGACAAAGTAACTGAAACCAGTGAAAGCCCAGAAGattatgaagaaaatgaaaaacagagctCAGCAGCTACAAATCgagaagaaaaccaaaagtCTGCCCTGAAAGAAAGAATTTCAGTTCTTgaacaagaaaaagaacaacTCCAAAAAAAGCTTCAGGAAGCCCTGGCATCTCGCAAAGACACTATAAAAAAGGCTCAAGAAAAAGACAGGCATCACAGAGAACAGctgaaacagcagaaagatGATTACAACATCCTTCAAGAACAATTTGATCAACAAAGCAAAGAGAAGGAGAGCATCCAAACTCAGCTCAGACAGCTCCAAGAACAGAAAGGATCAGCAGAGGGTGTTCTTGGGAATCAAGGTGGATTGGATTCTTCATGCATGGAAGcaaaaaatacaacaaatagCAAGCTTGTACAAGTTGCAGATGTTTCTGAGGAAGAGTTTAAAAAACACCTTGAAAAACTGCAGATGGAGAAAGAGGAATTGGAATGTAACGTCAGCCGTATGCAAAGTGAACTTGCTTGCAAATCAGAATTAGTATTTGATTTGCAACAGCACATAGCACAGTTGTTTCTGGAGATAGAAGGGCTGAAGAGAACCTCTGACCAAGCTGAGGCTAAGGCAGCAAGTCTTCAGATGAAACTGGAGGAGAGTGAAGCAAAAATTTCCAGAGAGGCCAGTCTGGAAAACTTGAAAGCTCTTGTGCACCAGAAGGATAAAGAAATGGAGTTTCTTAACTTGCAGTTagaggagaaaagcaaagctCTCAGTAATGTGCAGGcgcagctgctggaaaaggaggATTCGGTCAGGAGCCTGTGGAGTCAGCTGGAAGCTCAGGCTCAGGTGCACGAGGAACAGAGCAAGCGACTGCACACGGAGCTGCTGGAAATTCAggagaggcaaggggacaatGAAGAAGCAGCTAAACAGAAGAATCAAATGCAGAGAAAGCTTCAAGCTGCACTTATCTCTAGAAAAGAAGCACTAAAGGAGACCAAATCTCTAAAAGAGGAGCTGGCTAATGCTAAAACTACTATTGACAGTCTTTCTGTCAAGCTGATAAATATGGAAAGCCAAATATGTGGCCATGTTAAAGAAACAGATACTTTAACAGAAAAGTTAGCGTGCCTcactgaagagagagaaaaacttaTTGCAGAAGTTGATAAAGTACTTATAGAAAATCAGAATCTTGATGGATGCTGTAAAAACCTGACACTGACTCTGGATAGAGTTGTTctggagaaggagaagctggagaaggagatgGAATCACTGAAATGCTCTCAAGCCACTGAGAGTTCTGAGTGGAAGGAGAAATACAAGGAGCTTCAGGGAGAGTATGAAACCCTGCTCCAGTCCTATGAGAATGTGAGTAACGAGGCTGAGCGGATTCAGCGTGTGTTGGAAACTGTtaggcaggaaaagcaggaaattttCATTAAGCTGAAAAGTTCTGAAGcaaaaagagaggaaacagaGAAGCAGCTACAGGAAGCTGGACAGGAAATGGATggaatgaaggagaaaatgaggaaatTTGCAAAATCAAAGCAACAAAAGATCCTGGAACTAGAGGAGGAGAATGAGAAGCTTAGAGCAGAGATGCATTTTACAGGTGGGGAGCTACCCAGGACTGGAGAGGTCTTTACAAACACTGGCCTGAAAGAAGATCTGGAGTGCTGTAGGAGGGAATCCCAGTCTCTTTCTACTCAGCTTGAGACAGTAATGGCTGAAAAGGAGTCTCTTAATCAAGAGATCGCAGACTTAAAGTGTCTTTTGCAGTTAACAGAATCCAAActgaaggaaagcagagaacTTGGAGACAGGTGTGTTGCTCAGCAGACAACAGGCAAAGAAACAAATGAGGCAGTTGCCACACCACCAACAACGGAAAGGTCTGAAAATCAGGTGGAAATAACTTTTAAAGCAGAGtctcctcctgcagagctgggacaggaggCATTTGAAGGTGGCAGCCCTTGTGAGGATCCTGGCACCTGCAGACAGCAAATTGCTGAGCTCAGCCAGCGAATCGCAGAGCTGGAGGATAACAGAAGAGCTTCAGAGCAACAGCTGGCTGACATCCACGTGTGTGTGGAGACCTTAGCAGGTGAGAAAAGGACTTTAGAGCACCAGCTGGAAGAGAAAGTCCATGAAGTGAATGCTCTGCAGGCTACAGTAGCAAAGATGGAGCAAATGGTCCAGAAAGCCACAGATGACCTTGTCAGGATGACAGAGCTGAAGGATGCACTAGAGGCTGAGAAGGATGACTTAGAAGAAAGGCTCATGAATCAGCTGGCAGAACTTAATGGAAGTATTGGAAACTATCAGCAAGATGCAACAGACTTCCAGATCAAAAATGATCAACTGAAACACGAGCTTCAGAGTTTGCAGAGAATGGTACGTGAactggaggaggagaaaagtCTGATggcaaaggagaaaagcaaagcaagttcagaaaagcaaaaggaatttGTAGAAAAGCTAAAGTGCAATTGGAGGGGAGAGAGCAGCACACACGTAAAGGAGCTTCAAGAACTGCTGaaacagaaacagcaggagATTAAGCAGCTGCAGAAGGACTGTATTAAAAGCCAGGAAAAGAACAGTAGTTTAGAAAGAACTGTTAAAGCTCTGGAATTTCTGCAGAGTGAGACTCAGAAAGAGGTAGAAGTAGCCAAAGAGACTTCAGCGAAAGCAGCTGAAGACACCAAGAAAGCCCAGGCAGAGCTTGCTCTCTGCAGAGTGGTGCTGGATGACACGCAGAGTGAGGCAGCAAGGGTTCTGGCAGAAAGTGTCAAAGTGAAAGAAGAGTTGCAGGCAAACAAAGAGAAtattaaaattcaaatgaagaaaaaggatGAGGACTTTGAGAGAAGGCTGGAACAGGAAAAAGACAAGCACTCAAAGGAAATCAAAAACATGGAAGAAAAGCTGGCAACTTTGCAGAGGGAGAAAGACCATGTGGAAACAGCTCTGGGTGATCTGCAAGAGTCCTTGAAGACAAAGGATCAGGAAGCCAAAGAACTGGAAGGCAGTCTAAACAAAGCACTAGCCCAGCTTGCAGCCTTCACTAGGAGCATGTCTTCCCTTCAGGATGACAGGGATAGAGTGATAGATGAATCAAAAACATGGGAAAAGAAATTCACTGAAACTATtcaaaagaaggaggaagaaatacGTTCAAAAGAGGAAACTTGCGTTGTGCTAAAGGAGCAGATGAAGCAGGTGACCATACGTGTGGAAGAGCTCCAGACTCATATTTCCAG GCTGGAATGCAGCAAGAAAGACTTGGAGTCTGACTGCAGGAAGGAGATTCAGCATCATCAAAAGACATGTGAAATgttgcaggaggaaaaaagagagctttTGACTCAGCTTGAAGGGTCTCAGGAACTGTACAGCAAATCTCAGAAAGAACAGCAGGAACTGGAGTCAGAAATCAGCAGCCTGAGAGACCAGCTGGCTGACTTACAGAACTCCTTCACCCGATGTGAGCTggccagggaagagctggggaGCATGGTCAAGCAACAGGAGACCAGTATCCAGAATTATAAATTCAGCTGTGAACAGCTTGAAGCTGATCTGCAGGCTTCCAAGGAGCTAACAAATAAGTTGCATGAAGAAACTAGTGCGAAAGATCAAAAGATCATGAGTTTGCTGTCCGCCAAAGAAGAAGCAGTGATGGCTGCTCTGTCTGAATTGCAGCAGCAACAGTCCGAAGAGATTAAAGAGCTGGAGCGTAGGCTAAGTAAGGaggaagaagataaaaaagCCTTGGAAAATGAGAAGAACAAATTTCTTGTCAAACTTGATCATCTCACTGAAAAGATGAAGATAAGCAGAGAAGAAAGTAAGCAGCAGAAGGCACAACTGGACTCCTTCACCAAGTCCATGTCATCTCTGCAGGATGACCGAGACCGCATCCTGAGGGACTACAAGCAGCTTGAGGAACGTCATCTTGCTGTAATCTTGGAAAAAGACCAGCTAATTCAagaggctgctgctgaaaaCAACAATCTCAAGGAAGAAATGAGAAGTTTCCATAGCCGGATGGATGACCTCAACTCTGAGAATGCCAAGCTGAACGCAGAGCTGGTGCGCTACAGAGAAGACCTGAACCAGGTCATTTCAATAAAGGACTCCCAACAGAAGCAACTTCTCAAAACACAATTTCAGCGGATCCAGACTCTGGAAAATGAGAAGGCAGCCATAGAAACACAGCTGAAAGAGTCTGAGCATACTCAGGACGATCTCAGGAAGTGCATGGAAGGCTTGAGAGAGGATAAAGTCAGTATGTCTCAAGAGATTGAAACCCTTAGGTCCTCCCTGTCCCGGCTGCAGAGTGAGATGGCAGCGTTACGTGAGGGGAGTCCCATCGTGGAGTGTCAGGCAGAACTGAAGGCCCGAGAGGAAGAGGCACTAGAACTGAGTCATAAGCTTTCCCTCTCCCAAAAAAGAATAACTGAACTTGAGGGGGAACTAGGATGTGTTCAAAGGGAGGCAGCCAAGAGagtgggagaggctgaggacaGGCTTCGGAAGGAGCTGAAGCACCTGCACCATGATGCAGGGATAATGAGGAACGAGACAGAGACAGCAGAGGAAAGAGTAGCAGAGTTGGCACGGGACTTAATGGAAATGGAACAGAAGTTGCTTGCAGTCACAGATGAAAACAAAGATCTCAGAGCTCAAATTCAGTCTTTTGGGAGGTCCATGAGCTCTCTTCAGGACAGCCGGGACCAGGCCAATGAAGAGCTTCGTGTTTTGAAGCAGAAATACTCTGCAGACTTAGAGGAACAAAAGAGTCTAGTGCAGAATCTTCAGGAACAGGTGGCTCAGCTACAAGAGGAGCAACATTCCACTGCCAGGGAACGAGATACAGTGAGGTCTGAACTGATAGAACTGCAGAAAGCCATTGATGAAAGAGGTTTCTTGGCCCAGATTGAGAGACTTAATCAGCAGCTCAGAGCCAAAGATGATGAGCTTCTCCGTTTGTCTTCGGAACTGGAAGGCTCTTCCAACCAGGTCAGATCTTTCTCCAAGGCTATGGCAAGTCTGCAGAACGAGCGAGACCGTCTGCTGAATGAACTGGACAAAACACAAAAGGTTGAAGAAGTGAAACAACAAAGAGAAGGGAGCACTTCCACCACTCCCTCAGAAGTGCAGAGTCTGAAGAAGGCACTGTCCTCCTTGCAGAATGACAGAGACAGAGTA GTGAGGGAGCTGAAGAATCTGCAGCAGCAGTACCTCCTGGTGGGAGTGGAGGCCGCTGAGAATTCCCGCCTCAAGGCACAACTgcaggagtggcagcaggaggcaggcaaacagctccagctgcaggagcagctgaggcaaGAAGGAGTTGTCTGCCAGcaggagctccagcagctcag ACAGGAGAAGACCACCtgggagaagcagagcagcagcatgaAGGAGCAGTACCTGATGGCCATAGCAGAGAAGGACAAGCAGCTGAGCCACTTACAAAGGATCACACAGGAAATGAGGCTGCCCTTCAGCAAGTCTCAAactgcagaggagcagcaccaaACCAAG ATTTCTCCAGAAGTCCTGAAAGGGGACTTTTCAAGCCTAGAAACAGAGATGAAACATCTCCAGACCCAGCTAAGTGACAGCCTGAAAGAACTGCACCAAAAAGAGCTCAGAATTCAGCAGTTAAACAGCAAG CTGTCTCAGGTGTTTGAGGAGAAGAacaccctgtccctgcagctgcgCGGGAGCAGCCGGAGCACCTGGGAGAGCCCCCAGCACTACAGCGAGGTCCTGAGCCgctgcctgctgctggagaggcggctgcaggagctgcaggctgcAGACAAGGGCGTG GAGCTGTTTGCAACAGAtgcagctccaggagcaccCCAAGAAAAGAATGAGCCGCAGAGAGGCAGTTACACACCTgaactgcaggagctgcagctgag GTTGTCCGAAACAGAACACTTACATAGCAGCACAAAGCAGGACCTGAGGTATttggaggagcagctggaggaggagcgGGACCGTCGTCTCGCTGCAGAGGAGGCACTTTCTGCAGCACAGGATCAGATCAGGAG GTTGCAGCCAAGCAAGTGGGCGTCTTCCCTAAGTACCAGCATTGATATGACTCCAGGCCATGAACAGGCCTTGCTGATCGACTCCATGGACAATAATTCCAGCAGA GCTCGGAATCCCCCTGGACTGCGCCGCCTGTTCCGCTCTCTCTTCCGCTCCCGGACCCGCTTGCCTCTGCTGGTGGCCACGTACCTGCTGGCtctccatgtcctgctcctcctgtgctttACAGGCCACCTGTGA